A window from Salmo trutta chromosome 29, fSalTru1.1, whole genome shotgun sequence encodes these proteins:
- the tcf25 gene encoding transcription factor 25 isoform X1: MSSRALRRLKGKQRGQEALDLGDLVPDEGPEPEEQAADVEEEEEELAEAVLQPAKSSIRKAKKNKKNLSNIYELICDAENEAEKATTDEDTVKPEEQNGDESKEKSDSRETEKRDAQPETGAGKSGDKASKKKKKKKKKKNTTGDKQEVAGDDIDALLETIEQSNGLTLQSEGCGGSDNRPVLYVEHRNLNPETELKRYFGARAVLGDQRPRQRQRQFHRSTWMTIPKDTWPRFSRPGISMTLLESRDGLQYFTFEHSRDYQQIQFKFLDSVESMDPNNIVALLQMNPYHIDSLLQLSDVCRIQEDQEMARDLIERALYSFECAFHPVCSLTSGTSRLDYLRPENRAFYLAVYKHMMFLERRGCPRTALEYCRLILSLDPDSDPLCMLLLIDFLSLRSREYNFLLRLYQDWEVHRNLSQLPNFAFSVALSHFHLSQEDQTESEERERLKHKADLLLQNALIMFPGVLMPLLDLCTVQPDAAVSSHDFFGPRSQLGQSPALAELVSLYVGRTHTLWREGGVLLWLEECVREVLRRVDTKDPLVEDCQNKRKQRYQSAPLNIHRHVILSEIKEATSTLPLEVTTQSVMGFDPLPPLDSVASYTRPERQSVGASNESTLSLFFRSLLPNFNLQGEPMPQDDLEVAQAGRELNQEVNRLMVAMRDMLANIQFQEPPREDNPDRDEGEWD; the protein is encoded by the exons ATGTCGAGTCGTGCTCTGAGGAGGTTGAAGGGGAAACAGCGGGGGCAGGAGGCCCTGGACCTCGGGGATCTTGTCCCAGATGAAGGGCCAGAGCCAGAGGAGCAGGCTGCGGATGttgaggaagaagaagaggaactGGCAGAAGCTGTTCTCCAGCCTGCTAAGAGCAGCATCAGAAAAGCTAAGAAGAATAAGAAAAACTTAAGCAACATTTACGAACTG ATATGTGACGCAGAGAATGAAGCAGAGAAAGCCACGACTGATGAAGACACAGTGAAGCCAGAAGAACAGAATGGTGATGAAAGCAAGGAGAAGAGTGACAGCAGGGAAACAGAGAAGAGAGATGCCCAGCCTGAGACAGGTGCTgggaag TCCGGAGATAAAGCGAGcaagaaaaagaagaaaaagaagaagaaaaagaacacTACAGGAGATAAACAG GAGGTAGCTGGGGATGACATCGACGCGTTGCTGGAGACCATAGAGCAGTCTAATGGACTGACCCTGCAGAGTGAGGGCTGTGGAGGCTCAGACAACAGGCCTGTACTCTATGTGGAACACAG AAACCTGAACCCTGAGACGGAGTTGAAGAGATACTTTGGAGCTCGAGCAGTTCTTGGAGATCAAAG ACCtcgtcagagacagagacagttccATCGCAGCACCTGGATGACCATCCCTAAAGACACCTGGCCACGCTTCAGTCGCCCAG GTATCTCAATGACCCTACTGGAGTCCAGGGATGGTTTACAGTACTTCACCTTCGAGCACAGCCGGGACTACCAGCAGATTCAGTTCAAGTTCCTGGACTCAGTGGAGTCCATGGATCCCAACAACATTGTG GCCCTGCTACAGATGAACCCCTACCACATTGACTCGCTGCTGCAGCTCTCTGATGTCTGCCGCATACAGGAGGACCAGGAAATGGCCAGGGACCTAATCG AGCGCGCCCTGTACAGCTTTGAGTGTGCATTCCACCCTGTGTGCAGCCTGACGTCAGGAACCAGCAGACTGGACTACCTGCGACCAGAAAACAG GGCATTCTACTTGGCTGTTTATAAACACATGATGTtcctggagaggaggggatgccCCCGGACAGCCCTGGAGTACTGCAGACTCATCCTGAG TCTGGACCCCGACAGCGATCCCCTCTGTATGCTACTGCTCATTGACTTCCTCTCCCTGCGCTCACGAGAGTACAACTTCCTCCTCCGGCTATACCAGGATTGGGAG gTGCACAGAAACCTGTCCCAGTTGCCAAACTTTGCCTTCTCTGTGGCTCTGAGCCACTTCCACCTGAGTCAGGAGGATCAGACTGAgtcagaggagagggaaaggcTCAAACACAAGGCTGACCTGCTGCTGCAGAACGCTCTCATCATGTTCCCTGGAG TGTTGATGCCTCTGTTGGACCTGTGCACAGTGCAGCCAGACGCTGCTGTATCGTCACATGACTTCTTTGGACCCAGAAGCCAGTTGGG GCAGTCTCCTGCCCTGGCTGAACTGGTGTCTCTGTACGTGGGGCGGACTCACAccctgtggagggagggaggggtcctACTGTGGTTGGAGGAGTGTGTGAGGGAGGTGTTACGACGAGTCGACACTAAAGACCCTCTGGTGGAGGACTGCCAAAACAA GAGGAAGCAGAGGTACCAGAGTGCCCCCCTGAACATCCATCGCCACGTCATCCTGTCTGAAATTAAAGAGGCCACCTCCACTCTACCGCTG GAGGTGACCACTCAGTCGGTGATGGGGTTCGATCCTCTCCCCCCGCTGGACTCAGTGGCCTCATACACCCGGCCTGAGAG GCAGAGTGTGGGAGCCTCCAATGAGAGCACCCTGTCACTGTTCTTCCGCTCTCTGCTGCCAAACTTTAACCTGCAG
- the tcf25 gene encoding transcription factor 25 isoform X2, with product MSSRALRRLKGKQRGQEALDLGDLVPDEGPEPEEQAADVEEEEEELAEAVLQPAKSSIRKAKKNKKNLSNIYELICDAENEAEKATTDEDTVKPEEQNGDESKEKSDSRETEKRDAQPETGAGKSGDKASKKKKKKKKKKNTTGDKQEVAGDDIDALLETIEQSNGLTLQSEGCGGSDNRPVLYVEHRNLNPETELKRYFGARAVLGDQRPRQRQRQFHRSTWMTIPKDTWPRFSRPGISMTLLESRDGLQYFTFEHSRDYQQIQFKFLDSVESMDPNNIVALLQMNPYHIDSLLQLSDVCRIQEDQEMARDLIERALYSFECAFHPVCSLTSGTSRLDYLRPENRAFYLAVYKHMMFLERRGCPRTALEYCRLILSLDPDSDPLCMLLLIDFLSLRSREYNFLLRLYQDWEVHRNLSQLPNFAFSVALSHFHLSQEDQTESEERERLKHKADLLLQNALIMFPGVLMPLLDLCTVQPDAAVSSHDFFGPRSQLGQSPALAELVSLYVGRTHTLWREGGVLLWLEECVREVLRRVDTKDPLVEDCQNKRKQRYQSAPLNIHRHVILSEIKEATSTLPLEVTTQSVMGFDPLPPLDSVASYTRPERVSRCRRMTWK from the exons ATGTCGAGTCGTGCTCTGAGGAGGTTGAAGGGGAAACAGCGGGGGCAGGAGGCCCTGGACCTCGGGGATCTTGTCCCAGATGAAGGGCCAGAGCCAGAGGAGCAGGCTGCGGATGttgaggaagaagaagaggaactGGCAGAAGCTGTTCTCCAGCCTGCTAAGAGCAGCATCAGAAAAGCTAAGAAGAATAAGAAAAACTTAAGCAACATTTACGAACTG ATATGTGACGCAGAGAATGAAGCAGAGAAAGCCACGACTGATGAAGACACAGTGAAGCCAGAAGAACAGAATGGTGATGAAAGCAAGGAGAAGAGTGACAGCAGGGAAACAGAGAAGAGAGATGCCCAGCCTGAGACAGGTGCTgggaag TCCGGAGATAAAGCGAGcaagaaaaagaagaaaaagaagaagaaaaagaacacTACAGGAGATAAACAG GAGGTAGCTGGGGATGACATCGACGCGTTGCTGGAGACCATAGAGCAGTCTAATGGACTGACCCTGCAGAGTGAGGGCTGTGGAGGCTCAGACAACAGGCCTGTACTCTATGTGGAACACAG AAACCTGAACCCTGAGACGGAGTTGAAGAGATACTTTGGAGCTCGAGCAGTTCTTGGAGATCAAAG ACCtcgtcagagacagagacagttccATCGCAGCACCTGGATGACCATCCCTAAAGACACCTGGCCACGCTTCAGTCGCCCAG GTATCTCAATGACCCTACTGGAGTCCAGGGATGGTTTACAGTACTTCACCTTCGAGCACAGCCGGGACTACCAGCAGATTCAGTTCAAGTTCCTGGACTCAGTGGAGTCCATGGATCCCAACAACATTGTG GCCCTGCTACAGATGAACCCCTACCACATTGACTCGCTGCTGCAGCTCTCTGATGTCTGCCGCATACAGGAGGACCAGGAAATGGCCAGGGACCTAATCG AGCGCGCCCTGTACAGCTTTGAGTGTGCATTCCACCCTGTGTGCAGCCTGACGTCAGGAACCAGCAGACTGGACTACCTGCGACCAGAAAACAG GGCATTCTACTTGGCTGTTTATAAACACATGATGTtcctggagaggaggggatgccCCCGGACAGCCCTGGAGTACTGCAGACTCATCCTGAG TCTGGACCCCGACAGCGATCCCCTCTGTATGCTACTGCTCATTGACTTCCTCTCCCTGCGCTCACGAGAGTACAACTTCCTCCTCCGGCTATACCAGGATTGGGAG gTGCACAGAAACCTGTCCCAGTTGCCAAACTTTGCCTTCTCTGTGGCTCTGAGCCACTTCCACCTGAGTCAGGAGGATCAGACTGAgtcagaggagagggaaaggcTCAAACACAAGGCTGACCTGCTGCTGCAGAACGCTCTCATCATGTTCCCTGGAG TGTTGATGCCTCTGTTGGACCTGTGCACAGTGCAGCCAGACGCTGCTGTATCGTCACATGACTTCTTTGGACCCAGAAGCCAGTTGGG GCAGTCTCCTGCCCTGGCTGAACTGGTGTCTCTGTACGTGGGGCGGACTCACAccctgtggagggagggaggggtcctACTGTGGTTGGAGGAGTGTGTGAGGGAGGTGTTACGACGAGTCGACACTAAAGACCCTCTGGTGGAGGACTGCCAAAACAA GAGGAAGCAGAGGTACCAGAGTGCCCCCCTGAACATCCATCGCCACGTCATCCTGTCTGAAATTAAAGAGGCCACCTCCACTCTACCGCTG GAGGTGACCACTCAGTCGGTGATGGGGTTCGATCCTCTCCCCCCGCTGGACTCAGTGGCCTCATACACCCGGCCTGAGAG
- the LOC115167176 gene encoding cytochrome b-245 light chain-like, translating to MGKIEWAMWANEQAVAAGLILLTGGIVGVAGQFRDWEFAAYSIAAGVFVCILEYPRGKRNKGTSVERTGQYCFTVCVKSFGPLTRNYYVRAFLHAAICVPGGFILATVLGCVCLGIASLIYLAAAIRGEQWEPILPRKESARKPVGESIKLPPQNPPPRPPAEMRRKRAEDLEAAAYVNPIAVTANDE from the exons ATGGGGAAAATAGAATGGGCTATGTGGGCCAATGAACAGGCTGTGGCGGCGGGGCTCA TTCTCCTTACTGGTGGCATAGTGGGGGTGGCCGGCCAGTTCAGGGACTGGGAGTTTGCTGCTTATTCTAT AGCTGCAGGGGTGTTTGTCTGTATACTGGAGTACCCAAGGGGCAAGAGAAACAAGGGAACCAGCGTAGAAAGGAC GGGTCAGTACTGCTTCACTGTCTGTGTGAAGTCATTCGGCCCACTGACCAGGAACTACTATGTCAGAGCGTTTCTACATGCAGC gatCTGCGTTCCTGGTGGTTTCATCCTTGCAACTGTTCTTGGCTGTGTCTGCCTCGGCATAGCTAGCCTCATCTACCTTGCG GCGGCCATCCGAGGGGAGCAGTGGGAGCCCATCCTGCCCAGGAAGGAGAGTGCCCGTAAGCCGGTGGGAGAGAGCATCAAGCTCCCTCCCCAGAACCCTCCACCACGTCCACCCGCAGAGATGCGCAGGAAACGGGCAGAGGACCTGGAGGCGGCTGCCTATGTCAACCCCATCGCTGTCACTGCCAACGATGAATAG